The genomic stretch TCGATTGGTGTGAATATCCTAGCACTTGGTGCTTTCTGGGTCACTCCAAGCCTTCGGACAACAGCCAATCGGTTCGTGATTAACTTGCTGATTGTGAACTTGGTATGTTGTATAATTCTTGGCCCATCGCTACTGCTGAATGCATTTACATCGAAATCAGCGCCGGTTTCACCGTCGACGGTGGTGGTACTGGCCGCGACCACCGTGTCGACCTCTGTTACAACTGCAACGGCGTCGACCTCCAGAAATGGAAGCATTGCTACAGCAGTGGCTGGAATTCCACCAGCGATATTAGTGAATACGACGGCTAGTGAAGACGATAGTGTACATAACCGGACCGGTAGAATAGTTAAGTGCCGAAACGCCACCATTATTGAATGTGATACTATATTGATAAGCATTAATGTAAATAAAGGAGATGATGAAGAAGACGAAGAAGGGCATACAGTGGATTCGAGTCATGGTAAAGTGATCGATACAAAACTGACGCTGACGAAAATCAGATGCTGGGGGCTCGATTTGGTTGTTGCCCTCGGTGCTCTTTCGGTGCTACTGGTGGTAGGCGATACTTGGTGTGCTGTTACCGATCCGTTGCGGTACCATTCCCGAATCTCAGAGCTTAAAGCTTGGGCATTTATCGCAGCCACTTGGCTGCTTGGAATCGCCTTCGGAATCGCTTCCGGTTTTCGAGGTGACCAGAAAAACATTACTTTGTTTAACAATCGACTAACGAGTGCGGGAGCGGCGGCCGATTTTGAAGCTAGTCATTTGAATAGGAATATAACGGGCTCTGATCAGCGCGACGGCAGCCagttgaatcctctcaacattTCGGAGGATTTGTACAATACCATATTCTCATACACGTACTTTGTGATTGTCATTTTGCTGCCGTTTGCCCTCGTGTGCGGAATGTATTGGCGAATATTTTCGGAAGCTCGGGAAAGCGGTCAACGAATGCGACAAAATGGTTCATCGCCATTACTTCAGAGTGCATTGAATCTAGCGGCCATTTCGGCACAAAAACAAGCCGAAAAGCAAGCTGAACAACAACGCCAGCAGCTCGACCACCGTGAAGGGTGTGACATGCTGACAATGAAAATCGACAAACAGATTCATTATGAAGGTGAAACTATAACTGTGAATAGTATTCAACACAACAGTAGTACTAAATTGAAGGATTCCTGTTTAAAGCCCTTATTGCAACAGTCACCAACGCCGACACCCACTCACAAACCTGTACAACAGCCCTTGGAAGACAAACCAACAATAGTACAAATGACACGCAGTTCTACGGCTACGTCCTTTTCGGCACCAACTAATAAGCCTAAAGCGTCATTGAAACCGGACCGAAACCATAACATTATGTTGGCAGCTCCAGAAATTGATGGTTTGATGTACAACAAAGAAAAACCTGGGAAAATTCGTCGCAATCACAGTGCTGGACGGTTGGTCAGCTTCAGTGACCAATATCAGGACGTTCGTGTAGGTTTGAGACAAGTTCACTCGACGCCTAATTTTCAAAGGTTAGCATCGTCTGAGTTCGATCACATCGGTAATCATCACATACTGTCCCTACCAGCTGTGCACGTCCCTCCCAAGGCATTGAGCTACATGACATCCATCAGACATCGGCTGTCGAATGCTTCTTCACTCTTTAAATACCGCGAAGAGTCACGCGCAGCTAGAATCAGCATCCTGGTGATAATTATGTTTCTCGTTTCATACCTACCATATGGTATACTGGTGCTAATGCAGGGTCATGTTGATCTTTTCCTGGTATCCGATCAAGCCCTGTTGGCAATTTTAACCGTGGTAATTGCCAATCTGAGCTCCCCTTTCATTTTCGCCTACCGAAACAAGCGAGTACGACGAGGAGTGCGACGTTTGCTCCGCATTGATAAGAAAACTAACGAGCGTCTGCTGAAACTTACCACTAGTAATACTcacttcaacaataacaacaacaacaactacaaTACCAACATCAGCTTTCACAACGCAATCAACGGGGGCGACGGAAGTGCTTCCAATGGTCACATTGTGGCCTCCCACCAGAAGTCCCACAAGGTGCGTATCGCTGGACTTTCGCGAAGCAACAGTTCGTGCAAGTATCTTACCCCGAACCACGCGGCAGCGGTGGCCGTCGCCAACGGGTTCATCGTCGAGTTCGAGCGGTACCCCTCGGATGAGCTCAACAGTCTATGCATCCAGAAGAAATCGATCCTGAAACGAGTCTGTGATAGTTCGCGCAAATGGGGCTGCAATTTTGCCACCAATTCCTGTACCAGCAGCGACGAACAAACGGAAGTGTAGCTATGagctgtgcgtgtgtgtgcgtgttccCCCTTTATTTCTTAACGCGAATCTGCTCCGTGCACCGGAATGGGCTGGTTTAGTGCAGATCTGCCGTTGAGATAGTTTCACTTAAATCAATTAGCATTTGTGTCATTTAAATTGATTAAGAGATCTTTTGACTTTAACGTAATTTGTGAAGCTCATTGCCACGAACTGTCTCGTATTTGTTACGATCTCTCGAAAATGGAACGTTCTACTTGTTAGAGAAGCATTTGCTAAGGGAATTTTAATTCCTTTCCCACCGATTCCTTCCACCAGATCTACGAGAACGCTTGGAACTTGATGAGCATGACTGTTCTCCACAGCAAGTAGAATTTCATACCTTCACAAACTGGACGTCGATTGTACGCTCGACCGGACTAGAGAAAAGGCGCGATAAAATCTTTCCCATTTAGGACTGAATAAATCGcccgaaataaaaataaattctctCGAGCTTGT from Wyeomyia smithii strain HCP4-BCI-WySm-NY-G18 chromosome 3, ASM2978416v1, whole genome shotgun sequence encodes the following:
- the LOC129727504 gene encoding uncharacterized protein LOC129727504 produces the protein MLAVDCLVGGLLLSSIGVNILALGAFWVTPSLRTTANRFVINLLIVNLVCCIILGPSLLLNAFTSKSAPVSPSTVVVLAATTVSTSVTTATASTSRNGSIATAVAGIPPAILVNTTASEDDSVHNRTGRIVKCRNATIIECDTILISINVNKGDDEEDEEGHTVDSSHGKVIDTKLTLTKIRCWGLDLVVALGALSVLLVVGDTWCAVTDPLRYHSRISELKAWAFIAATWLLGIAFGIASGFRGDQKNITLFNNRLTSAGAAADFEASHLNRNITGSDQRDGSQLNPLNISEDLYNTIFSYTYFVIVILLPFALVCGMYWRIFSEARESGQRMRQNGSSPLLQSALNLAAISAQKQAEKQAEQQRQQLDHREGCDMLTMKIDKQIHYEGETITVNSIQHNSSTKLKDSCLKPLLQQSPTPTPTHKPVQQPLEDKPTIVQMTRSSTATSFSAPTNKPKASLKPDRNHNIMLAAPEIDGLMYNKEKPGKIRRNHSAGRLVSFSDQYQDVRVGLRQVHSTPNFQRLASSEFDHIGNHHILSLPAVHVPPKALSYMTSIRHRLSNASSLFKYREESRAARISILVIIMFLVSYLPYGILVLMQGHVDLFLVSDQALLAILTVVIANLSSPFIFAYRNKRVRRGVRRLLRIDKKTNERLLKLTTSNTHFNNNNNNNYNTNISFHNAINGGDGSASNGHIVASHQKSHKVRIAGLSRSNSSCKYLTPNHAAAVAVANGFIVEFERYPSDELNSLCIQKKSILKRVCDSSRKWGCNFATNSCTSSDEQTEV